The following is a genomic window from Zalophus californianus isolate mZalCal1 chromosome 10, mZalCal1.pri.v2, whole genome shotgun sequence.
AAGTTCACCACCTGGTCCTTGTTCCGGTCCTTGTTCCGGTCCTTGTTCCGGTCCAGGTCGTCCATCAGCTTTGCAATGTCAGCATCCTGCAGCTTCTAGCATGTCAGAAAGGGAAATCCAGACTCAGTGTGATGAGAACCTTGggttctctccctttctcctttccaggCAGCCCTCCCTCACACAAGAGGCTGTGCACTCTCTTTGTCAAAGACACTGAGTCCACCTTGGGTTCACTTGGCTTTACTTCTCCTCCGCTCCGGCTCCTCACTAGGGAGAGTACCAGGCTGAGAGTATTAGGAATTGACCAATGGTCCCAGTAAGCTATGTGGACTTGGGCCCCAGAATGTGGATAACTGTGAGCCAGATGCACCTggcacttctccctctcctcaccctgcttctaaagggcagagaaagaggggccTTACACACCGCACCAATGGTGAGCTCTTTCTGGATCAGCTCCTTCAGCTCCTTCTTGCTCAGAGTGTTGTCACCTTCCCTGCCCGAGTACTTGTGGAAGACCAATGGCCTGAACCACGGGGCACGCCATGGCTGGGCACTGGGCTCAGAGCTGGGGATGGAAAGCCTGGTCAGTGCCCAAcggcctccccacccacccacattcACATTCCCCAAGTGCTCTGTCCCCACCCGCATCGGTGTCACCATCAGGAGTCAGCCCAGGGCTTgagcgggagggagaggcagacctgAAGGCCCAGAGGAAAGAGGTGGTCAAGGAGCAAATAAGACCACAGGTGAGAGCTAGCCTCCAGGGGTTCCAGAAACTGGAGAGTATGAGGCGGGCCGCACACAGGCCGCGCTTACACACCCGGGGCACACCCCTCCCGCAGCCCGGGGTACACTCGGCCGGCCATCCGCTGGCCGGGGGCCGATTCACCCCAGGGCGGGCGGCCACAGGAACCCGGTGGGCCCGCGAGGACTCACCGCTTGGCCGGGAGAGCGTCCAGGGACCGGCGGGGCGGTGGCCAGCGCGCCTTTTGGCGGCCGCGGAGCCGAGGCCCGGCGAGCCAGAGCCCACCCCTCCCGCCGCCAGGCCCCCAACCCCGCCCCGCCTACCCCAGCCAACTccccccctcaacacacacacacacacccccggcCAGCCCCACCCCGACCTCTGCCCCGCCCTCAGGCCCGCCCCGTCCAGGCCCGCTGGGCGCCCGCGCCCGCACGACACACCCTGGGGGCCCCCCCCAGCCCTCGGCGCTTCCTGCCCCGGGCTGTTCCGGGTTCCCGGGATGGAACCGGGATCCCAGGGGAGACCGTTGCAAGCCAGGGACATCGAGCTCCGAGCCAGCTCCCTGGTCCGGGGGTTCCCCGGAGGGTGTTCAGGATCAACCCCAgatgaaggagagggagcagccaGTGGTCTATAGGATATGATTTAAAGGACATCTGGAACACCCACCCCTCAGCAAAAACAAATTCCCACCACAACCCTCACAACCATTCCTCCCCGActgcaccccctccctccccacccacacccccacaccccagcctggAATTCCGCCTGCAGCCTCTTGCCGGGCAATGTGCACACTGGCGCTTGCCTGAGTTATGTACCCTCCAGTGAAAAGGTTTTCCAGATCCTCTCCTGAGACAGGATTTTCACAGGGGGAAGTGGAGACAGCAGAAGCACTGAACCCCATAGATGATTGTGGTGGGGTGGGTAGGGCTAGCTGCggagggggaaatgggggagagggaaagggggctgGCATGGGGTGTTGTCCTGGTGGCCTTCTGTGGCCTCAGACTGGCTTGTCCACCACTGCCCTCAGGagcctcccccagctccctcactGCCTGTGCTCTATCAAAGCACTTCCTCTTAGCTTTCTCTGGGAGGCAAGTGAAAGCCTGGCCCAACTTCCCCCATTTTCCGGAAAGGCAAAACTAAGCCCAGCAAGCTCAGTGACATCCACACTGAAGAAGGGCAGGAAGTGGGGTGGAAGCCCAGGACCCTAACTCCCAGAGGCTCTCAACCCACTCAAGGAAAAGTTCTGCcttgccccacccacccccaggcaaGGTGGACAAGACTTCCTCAAAACCAGCCAGGAATGGAAAATCTTTATTTCCCCTGCTGGAAGGGAAGGCTGAAGCAGGGTCCAtccagaagggagaggagggcaAGGGACCAGAGAGGAGCTGTGAGAGGGGTTGCAGAGACCAGGGGCAAGGGGCTGAGCCCTGGTCATTCACTGTCCTCCAGGAAGAAGTCGTTGTAGGCCATGCACAGCGTGGTCGGGAACACCGAGTACTCCTTGAAGTCGATCTCCTGGTCACTGTTCTTGTCCAGGCTCTTCATCAGGTCATCAATGCTGCTCTCCTTCATCTTCTTCAAGggcccagggagagggacaggtCAGCCACCCCACCTAGCCCTGCCTCACCACTGCATGGTGCCACCCACCCCCTGGGAAGGCAGTCTCAGGGTGATCCTCATCTGGGTCAGCAACACTCTGAACATCTCAACCCCCAGCATCTCCCCCAGCCCACACCCAGTCTGGGGCCTGGCACCATGCAGTGACCTGACTCCTGAATCTAAGCAAACGTCCGTAGGAAAGCTGGTCCAACCTCCCCTTTCCTCAGCACTTTCCACCATCCAAAGAAATAATCATCTAGATTTTATACAGTGTCCAACAGAAATGCCTTGGTGACTATGTGGCACTGAGCATGATTCAGACTTCTTCTGTCTCTGTAGAGGATAGTTGAGAACCGACCCGGACAACACGCCATGAGAGCAGTGTGCCGGAGCCCAGAAGCCAACACAGCCTCCCTTTCTGGGAGAGCTTGCAGCACACCTGTGTGAGGATGAGGCCGCGGCTCAGCCATACTCTGTCTGTCCCCTGCTCTGCCAGCCCAGCTCCACCAAGAGGATGGAAACAGGGCCCTCCCGTGGGACAGGAAGAAAACACAGACCTGTTCTGCCCTCCCCTCTTCACTGCCCTTAGCTCCCACTTTTCCACAGGAGACAGACGTCAGGACAAATGGAGATGGAAACAGCTTCTCTGTGACGCGGTCCTTACCCCCAGTCTGGGCTCCTGTTAAGTCAGGCCTTCCCCAGGGCCTCTGTTCCCCTGTAATTAACGCCTAGGGGAACCGCCACCCCTCCCTTCGCCCTCGTTAACTCCAGGATGCAGAGAGCCTGGCAGGAAAGCCGGAGGGCAGGCTTGGTGAAACCCACACCTGCTCCAGTCCACAGCCCAAAGGGGAGGTTCTCTCTGGGGAGGCCCACCAAGGTTCACAATGTGACTGGAGAGGCCCCCAAGACTGGATTttcaaggaaaaaggaaggactCAGCCTCTTACTAGCTGGATATCTTTAGACAAGTTAGATAATGTTTCTGAGTCTCTATTTTTTTGAACTGTAAAAATTACATAACTTCCTCATAGGC
Proteins encoded in this region:
- the S100A5 gene encoding protein S100-A5 isoform X2, which codes for MVTTFHKYSGREGSKLTLSREELKELIKKELCLGEKMKESSIDDLMKSLDKNSDQEIDFKEYSVFPTTLCMAYNDFFLEDSE
- the S100A6 gene encoding LOW QUALITY PROTEIN: protein S100-A6 (The sequence of the model RefSeq protein was modified relative to this genomic sequence to represent the inferred CDS: inserted 2 bases in 1 codon), encoding MACPVVQAIGXFHKYSGREGDNTLSKKELKELIQKELTIGAKLQDADIAKLMDDLDRNKDRNKDRNKDQVVNFQEYVTFLGALALIYNDALKG